The region TTTTTTGCCAACGATTGTTGATTTGATTGCATCGTCAAAAAAATCCTCAATCACTGACTCTTTTTCCCCAGATTTCAGTGGTGTAGCAACTAAATATAGGTTGCCTGTGATATGCACGAATGGTTCTGTGCCAGCTACCACCGCTTTTGTTATTCCTTTTACCGTGTTAAATATACCGCCTTTCCCTTTCGCTCCCGCGTCATTGTCGGCCAGCAAAATTACGGGTTGTTGCGCTCCTGGAACTTTAAATTTTTTGTGTTCTCGATCGTATAGCCGCATGAAATGTGAAAGGCCCGATACTCCTCCGTTGACACCAAGAATTCGACCCGTACTTGTTCCAGAATACTTAAAGATTCTGACTGCCAGTTTGATAACTCCATCTGCGTTCGTTGTTGCAAGTCGCGGATGTGTTGCAGCTAGGCTCCTAATCGCATGCAGGATGTAGACGTTGTCCGTCTTGCCTTCGCAAATAATGACCGGGGTTTGCGCGGTATAGAATTCCTTGAATAACAGGAATCTTCGATACATTGACTCCTTGGTTGTGGCGCTGAATTGATCTTTTGAGTCTTTGTTTTGCGGGTTCAGTTTTTCGTTATAGAGATCAACTCCATCAATGAAACCAAGCATGCCGTGAAGTTGATTTGCTGAGCCTGCCACCTTGTTTATGATCATCGCGCCTTTTTCGTCGACCACCTTATGTACGAAATCAAAACTGCCTTTGGTAAACAAGTGATGAACCATTGCACGCACTGTGCGCCTGTATTCACTACGAACGTTCACCTTCTTATTAACGATTAACCCTGTCACCTCTTGTCGTGAATCACGATACTGCATTCGTGTCTTGATGGGATTTATAGCAAAACCACTTTTCTTAATCAGAGTTGCAAGCTCACTGCCCGGGCTCCACTTGTGTTTATCGCCCGAATCACACTGGGCAATACATGCCGGAAATTCTGGTTTGTTTGTGGAGAACGTCAGGTCGTCTGCGTACCGCGAATAAGTACACCCGTGACGTGCAGCCAGCCGAACAAGGTGGATATCAAGCACATGGCCGATTACGTTGGATATAACCGGCGAACACGGACTGCCTTGTGGCAAGGCGTTTTTATGGCAAACGATTTGAGCTAGCACTGTTGCCACATCCGCATGTAACAAGAAATTCTTGTCCTTCATGAAAAATCCACGAACGCGACCAAAGTTGATGCTGCCAAAGAAATCCGTCAAATCCACATTGAATACATACTTGCGGTTTCGATGCTCCTTGGCATTCGTGATAATTGACCGCTTTCGCTTGAACCCATGCGAAATCCTGTCACGCGAGCCGTTGGCCTTGTTTATCTCTTCTACGCAATTTTGAAGAAGATCAGACAGTCGTCGCTGAATTAGCTTTAACTCCGGTACCGGTGCACTGATGTTTCGAGTGCCGCCGTGTCGTTTTGGAATATCAAACTGTTTGTACTTGGTAGCGTCATTCTTCTTATACAAGATGAACGAAAGCGCAGACGCCTTAAACCCTATTAGGGCTGCCACATCGTGAAGATTTTTCGCTGACTTCAGTTTGATTAGTTGTGTCATTCAGCGTCCAAGAACGGGTGAGTCTACAGACACTCTTATGCGAGGCAACGTTCACACAGTCACGTCGCGAGAAGGATGGCGGAGAGCAAAGCCCTTGC is a window of Sideroxydans sp. CL21 DNA encoding:
- a CDS encoding retron Ec67 family RNA-directed DNA polymerase/endonuclease, which translates into the protein MTQLIKLKSAKNLHDVAALIGFKASALSFILYKKNDATKYKQFDIPKRHGGTRNISAPVPELKLIQRRLSDLLQNCVEEINKANGSRDRISHGFKRKRSIITNAKEHRNRKYVFNVDLTDFFGSINFGRVRGFFMKDKNFLLHADVATVLAQIVCHKNALPQGSPCSPVISNVIGHVLDIHLVRLAARHGCTYSRYADDLTFSTNKPEFPACIAQCDSGDKHKWSPGSELATLIKKSGFAINPIKTRMQYRDSRQEVTGLIVNKKVNVRSEYRRTVRAMVHHLFTKGSFDFVHKVVDEKGAMIINKVAGSANQLHGMLGFIDGVDLYNEKLNPQNKDSKDQFSATTKESMYRRFLLFKEFYTAQTPVIICEGKTDNVYILHAIRSLAATHPRLATTNADGVIKLAVRIFKYSGTSTGRILGVNGGVSGLSHFMRLYDREHKKFKVPGAQQPVILLADNDAGAKGKGGIFNTVKGITKAVVAGTEPFVHITGNLYLVATPLKSGEKESVIEDFFDDAIKSTIVGKKTFSLKDDFDSDAHYGKHVFAQKVVRVHADKINFSGFNPILFNIEMVINAHTKNHLVISQTP